The Gasterosteus aculeatus chromosome 8, fGasAcu3.hap1.1, whole genome shotgun sequence genome has a window encoding:
- the onecut3a gene encoding hepatocyte nuclear factor 6 isoform X1, whose amino-acid sequence MELTMENIGNLHGVPHSHQTNDLMNSPHARQSSHRNLVHGRSAMVSSMASILEGAGDYRTDHALSGPLHPAMTMSCDSGMSLSSTYTTLTPLQHLPPISTVSEKFHHPHPHAHHHPAHQRLAAGNVSGSFTLMRDDRSLASMSNLYGHYPKDMSGMGQSLSPLSNGLGSLHSSQQTLGAYGPGAHLSNDKMISSGGFESHAAMLSRDQEHLARGLGGHGAGLMTSLNGIHHHNHPHSQANGSMMSDRDRQTVVGGGQGGGSGQVEEINTKEVAQRITAELKRYSIPQAIFAQRILCRSQGTLSDLLRNPKPWSKLKSGRETFRRMWKWLQEPEFQRMSALRLAACKRKEQEQHKDRNTAPKKQRLVFTDLQRRTLIAIFKENKRPSKEMQITISQQLGLELSTVSNFFMNARRRCVDRWHDDHGGSPGQPGTSATTFSKA is encoded by the exons ATGGAGCTTACAATGGAAAACATTGGAAATCTGCACGGCGTGCCCCATTCCCATCAAACGAACGACTTAATGAACTCCCCGCACGCGCGCCAGTCGTCTCATCGGAACTTGGTGCACGGACGGTCAGCCATGGTGTCCAGCATGGCCTCGATATTAGAGGGAGCGGGGGACTACCGCACGGACCACGCTTTGTCTGGGCCCCTGCATCCGGCAATGACCATGTCGTGCGACTCCGGGATGAGCCTGAGCAGCACCTACACCACGCTGACGCCGCTGCAGCACCTGCCCCCGATATCCACCGTCTCGGAGAAATTTCACCACCCGCACCCGCACGCTCACCATCATCCGGCGCACCAGCGACTCGCGGCCGGGAACGTCAGCGGCAGCTTCACCCTGATGAGGGACGACCGGAGCCTCGCCTCCATGAGCAACCTCTACGGGCACTACCCAAAGGACATGTCCGGCATGGGGCAGTCTCTGTCCCCGCTGTCCAACGGTCTCGGGTCTTTGCACAGTTCCCAGCAGACTCTCGGTGCCTACGGCCCCGGAGCTCACCTCTCCAACGACAAGATGATATCCTCGGGGGGGTTCGAGTCCCACGCCGCCATGCTGTCCCGGGACCAGGAGCATCTGGCCCGGGGACTCGGGGGCCACGGGGCCGGGCTCATGACATCTTTGAACGGTATACACCATCACAACCATCCGCACTCTCAGGCAAACGGGTCCATGATGTCAGATCGGGACAGGCAGACGGTGGTGGGAGGCGGGCAGGGAGGTGGGTCGGGGCAGGTGGAGGAGATAAACACCAAGGAGGTGGCACAGCGAATAACGGCGGAGCTCAAGCGCTACAGCATCCCGCAGGCCATCTTTGCTCAGAGGATCTTGTGCCGGTCCCAGGGAACTCTGTCCGACCTCCTGCGGAACCCTAAACCGTGGAGTAAACTCAAGTCTGGCCGGGAGACGTTCAGGAGGATGTGGAAGTGGCTCCAGGAGCCCGAGTTCCAGCGGATGTCGGCGCTCCGGCTTGCAG CCTGCAAGCGCAAAGAACAGGAGCAACACAAGGACCGCAACACGGCGCCCAAGAAGCAGCGCCTGGTCTTCACCGACCTGCAGCGCCGCACTCTCATCGCCATCTTCAAGGAGAACAAGCGCCCATCCAAGGAAATGCAGATCACCATCTCCCAGCAGCTCGGCCTGGAGCTCAGCACCGTCAGCAACTTCTTCATGAACGCGCGGCGCCGCTGCGTGGACCGCTGGCACGACGACCACGGCGGCAGCCCCGGGCAGCCGGGCACGTCGGCCACCACTTTCTCCAAGGcctga
- the onecut3a gene encoding one cut domain family member 2 isoform X2, with protein sequence MELTMENIGNLHGVPHSHQTNDLMNSPHARQSSHRNLVHGRSAMVSSMASILEGAGDYRTDHALSGPLHPAMTMSCDSGMSLSSTYTTLTPLQHLPPISTVSEKFHHPHPHAHHHPAHQRLAAGNVSGSFTLMRDDRSLASMSNLYGHYPKDMSGMGQSLSPLSNGLGSLHSSQQTLGAYGPGAHLSNDKMISSGGFESHAAMLSRDQEHLARGLGGHGAGLMTSLNGIHHHNHPHSQANGSMMSDRDRQTVVGGGQGGGSGQVEEINTKEVAQRITAELKRYSIPQAIFAQRILCRSQGTLSDLLRNPKPWSKLKSGRETFRRMWKWLQEPEFQRMSALRLAGACQGPGQKRSWFITI encoded by the exons ATGGAGCTTACAATGGAAAACATTGGAAATCTGCACGGCGTGCCCCATTCCCATCAAACGAACGACTTAATGAACTCCCCGCACGCGCGCCAGTCGTCTCATCGGAACTTGGTGCACGGACGGTCAGCCATGGTGTCCAGCATGGCCTCGATATTAGAGGGAGCGGGGGACTACCGCACGGACCACGCTTTGTCTGGGCCCCTGCATCCGGCAATGACCATGTCGTGCGACTCCGGGATGAGCCTGAGCAGCACCTACACCACGCTGACGCCGCTGCAGCACCTGCCCCCGATATCCACCGTCTCGGAGAAATTTCACCACCCGCACCCGCACGCTCACCATCATCCGGCGCACCAGCGACTCGCGGCCGGGAACGTCAGCGGCAGCTTCACCCTGATGAGGGACGACCGGAGCCTCGCCTCCATGAGCAACCTCTACGGGCACTACCCAAAGGACATGTCCGGCATGGGGCAGTCTCTGTCCCCGCTGTCCAACGGTCTCGGGTCTTTGCACAGTTCCCAGCAGACTCTCGGTGCCTACGGCCCCGGAGCTCACCTCTCCAACGACAAGATGATATCCTCGGGGGGGTTCGAGTCCCACGCCGCCATGCTGTCCCGGGACCAGGAGCATCTGGCCCGGGGACTCGGGGGCCACGGGGCCGGGCTCATGACATCTTTGAACGGTATACACCATCACAACCATCCGCACTCTCAGGCAAACGGGTCCATGATGTCAGATCGGGACAGGCAGACGGTGGTGGGAGGCGGGCAGGGAGGTGGGTCGGGGCAGGTGGAGGAGATAAACACCAAGGAGGTGGCACAGCGAATAACGGCGGAGCTCAAGCGCTACAGCATCCCGCAGGCCATCTTTGCTCAGAGGATCTTGTGCCGGTCCCAGGGAACTCTGTCCGACCTCCTGCGGAACCCTAAACCGTGGAGTAAACTCAAGTCTGGCCGGGAGACGTTCAGGAGGATGTGGAAGTGGCTCCAGGAGCCCGAGTTCCAGCGGATGTCGGCGCTCCGGCTTGCAG GTGCATGCCAGGGTCCCGGTCAAAAGCGCAGTTGGTTTATTACCATTTGA